In one Solanum lycopersicum chromosome 11, SLM_r2.1 genomic region, the following are encoded:
- the LOC138339421 gene encoding uncharacterized protein, with product MAPCEALYGRRCRSPIGWFDVGEPSLLGPYLIYKTLENVHIIRNRLEMAYSRQKTYVDNRRKDMEFLEGDKVYLKISPMKRVVRFVKEGKLSPRYVGPYEILKRVGKVAYELKLPNEFASVHPVFHVSMLKKCIGDPESIIPIVGVSVKDNLFHEEVSIQILDRQIKKLRNKEVVSVKVLWKNQLAEGATWEAEADMKSLYAHLF from the coding sequence ATGGCTCCCtgtgaagccttgtatggtaggaggtgtaggtctccaattggatggtttgatgTGGGTGAGCCATCACTTCTTGGTCCTTATTTGATTTACAAGACTTTGGAAaatgttcatatcataaggaaccggttaGAAATGGCATATAGTCGGCAAAAGACTTATGTCGATAATAGGAGAAAGGATATGGAGTTTttagaaggtgataaggtgtatttaaaaatttcaccaatgaaaagGGTGGTTAGGTTTGTCAAGGAAGGGaaattgagtcctcgttatgtgggtccctatgaaatattgaaaagggttggtaaggttgcctatgaattgaaacttcctaatGAATttgcttcggttcatccggttttccatgtttctatgttgaaaaagtgtatcggtgatcccgagtccattaTTCCTATTGTGGGTGTTagtgtcaaggataacctctttCATGAGGAAGTTTctattcaaattcttgataggcaaatcaagaagttgaggaataaagaggtggtttccgtaaaagtgttatggaaaaatcaattagctgagggtgctacatgggaggccgaggccgatatgaaaTCCCTTTATGCTCATCTTTTTTAG